A region from the Thermanaeromonas toyohensis ToBE genome encodes:
- a CDS encoding 2-oxoacid:acceptor oxidoreductase family protein — protein MGQEIIIAGFGGQGIMAMGSLLAYASMLEKKKVSWLPSYGPEMRGGTANCTVVISEEEIGSPVVAEPTAVIAMNRPSLDKFEPLLRPGGFLFINTSLIDREAKRQDVKVVQVPATTIAGELGNLKVANMVMLGAFVKVTGVVRFDTLLLALQKALPERHRHLIPLNEQALKRGASL, from the coding sequence TTGGGCCAGGAGATAATTATAGCTGGTTTTGGAGGCCAGGGGATAATGGCTATGGGGAGTTTGCTAGCCTATGCCAGTATGCTAGAAAAAAAGAAAGTGTCCTGGCTACCCTCTTATGGTCCTGAAATGCGAGGAGGCACAGCCAATTGCACGGTGGTCATTTCTGAAGAAGAGATTGGCTCTCCAGTAGTAGCAGAGCCTACAGCCGTTATTGCTATGAATAGGCCCTCCTTAGATAAATTTGAACCCCTTTTAAGGCCAGGGGGGTTCTTATTTATTAATACTTCTCTTATTGATCGCGAGGCAAAGCGTCAAGATGTAAAAGTCGTACAGGTCCCAGCCACTACCATTGCTGGCGAACTCGGGAATTTAAAGGTGGCTAATATGGTTATGCTGGGGGCCTTTGTTAAAGTAACTGGGGTTGTAAGGTTTGACACCCTGCTTCTGGCTTTACAGAAGGCTCTGCCTGAGCGACACCGCCATCTTATTCCCCTAAATGAACAGGCTTTAAAGCGCGGCGCGAGTTTATGA